Sequence from the Curtobacterium sp. MCLR17_007 genome:
TCGCGCTGCGCCGGGCCGCGGTCGCGATCGACGAACCGGGCGAGCCCGAGCGCCTGACGGTGTTCCTGGACGGGGCTGACCCCACGGTGATCCCTGCGCTGAGCGGGCGGTAGTCCGCGCCGGCGCCGCCCACGGCCGGCGCGGTGCATTCCGCCGGCGCGTTGCATTCCGCTGGTGTGCTGCGTGCCGCTGAGGTGCTGCGTGCCCCTGAGGTGCTGCCTGTCGCTGGGGTGCTCAGGGCAGCCGCCACGAGCAGGCCGAGGAAGAGCAGCCCCGGCCGGTCACTCTCGATCCAGTTGAACCCCGCTGCGGACGTCGCCAGTGCGGTGAGCCCGGCGGCGGCGGCCAGCGAACCGCCCCGGACCGCGATCCACACCGCGGTGCCGACGAGGGCGGCGATGAGCACCAGGCCGGGGACGCCGATGCTCAGCAGCAGCTGGAACCACGAGTTCTCGACGACCGTGGGAACGCCGAGGCGTTGCAGCAGCAGGTTCGACGTGCCGGGCCCGGAACCGAGGTGCGCGTTCCGGCCGGAGGCGGCCCACACGACGGGACCGAGTTCGTCCCGGGCGCGCGCCGAGGCCACGCCGTTCGAGGACACCAGGCGGGCCTGGAACACGGGCGACAGCGCGGTCACCAGCACGCCGACCCCGACACCGACGAGCGCGAGCAGGTGCCGACCGCTCACCTGCTGCATCGGCGACGACCCCGCCGACCGTGCGCCGCGTGCACGACGGGCACGACCGACACGACCGAGGGCCGGTCCGACGGCGATGACCGCCACGCCGAGCGCGACCGCGAGCAGCCCACCACGGCTGATCGTGAGCGAGAGCCCGACCATCGCGAGCGCCGCTGCGACGAGCTGTCGCCGCTGGCCGTGCTGCACGTAGAGCCCCACCGCGATCGCGGCACCCGTGGCGAAGAACATCGCGTTGTTGAGCGGGTGCCCGAGCGTGGTCGTGATGCGGTAGTCGCTCCAGTACTGCACGATCGGGTAGTCGCCGCTGGCGAACACGCGGCCGTAGACCGGGTTGGCGCGCAGGACCCGCTCGACGATCCCGAACGCGCCGAGGACGGCACTCAGCGCGGCCCAGGTCTCGAGGAGACTGCGCGCCTCGTGGGCGGGCAGACGGTGCCCGAGTGCGGGCAGCAGGACCAGCAGGCCGAACGCCACCGACCAGCCCACGCCGCGCTGCACCGAGATGCCGAGCACCAGTGCGACCACCAGCCACACCGCGACACACGCACCGATCACCACGATCGAGCGCGACGGTGGTCGGAGGGCACGGCGGTCGCGGCGCAGGAGCCAGACGAGCACGACGACCGCGGCGGGGCTGACGACCGTCAGGACGTCGGGAACCGGCAACCGTCCGACGGGCAGCAGCACGGTCACCGCGAGCGCCACAGGCAGGAGTGCGCTCGGCGGGACCATCGTGAGGACCACCGCGGACACGGCGACGAGGCTGAGGAGCGTGACGACGGTCAACACGGTGTCACCGCAGGCCCACGCGGGACGGTGAGCATGAGGAACCAGCACGTGACCGTCAGGAGCATCGCCAGCGCGACCCCGACGGCGCCCAGGAGCACCGCGCCCACGCCGCCGGCACTGACCGCGACGACGAGTGCGCCGGCGGACGCGACAGCGATCCGGGCGTGGTGGTGGGCCGCGAACAGGAGCTGTACCTTCACAGCGACGAGGACAGCGAGTGCGGACGACCCGATGAGCGGCAGAGCAGTCGCCCATGCGAAGCCGAGTCCGGGGCCGAAGACCACGGGGACGAGCGCGGGAGCGACCGCGCACATGACGCCCGCCGCGAGGATGAACGCGGTCCCCAACCACACGAGGCTCCCGCGCGGGAACCGCCCGTCGACCGAGGTCTGCAGCATCCGGTTGGCCGCCGCCTTGTAGCCGATGGCGATGGCGGTGAGGGCCTCGCACAGCCGCATCGTCGGGACGACAGCCGCGACGATCTCCGGGCCGGCGACGGCGGACAGCCACAGCACGCCGCTCTGGCCCAGTGCGAACCACGTCGCGCTCACACCGGCTCCGGCCACGACCGCGAGCCAGCGACGTCGTCCGGCTGGACGGTCCGGGGTGCCTGTGACGGGCAACGGGCGGGCGCGCACGACCGCGAGCAAGGCGAGTCCGCTCACGCCGACACCGACGACGCTGACCGCGGTGAGGAAGGACGCCAGGGTGCCGTCGGCGACGAGCGCGGCACCGGCGCGGCCTGTGGGCAGCACGAGCAGGGCCAGCGCCGCACCGACCACGGGACGGTCGAGGCCGCGCAGGAGGCTCATCGCCACCACCGGCGCCGCTGCGGTCACCCCGACCGACAGACCGAGCGCGGGGACGGCCGCGGGACCGGGTGCCACCAGCGCGACGACGACGAGGGCCGTGCCCACCGCCGCGAGCACGCCGACGGTCCACGTCACGCGCGACCACGTCCGACCGGGCGTGGTGCCGACGGAGGTCGCGATGAGGTCGGACGGGGCTGAGCCGACCAGGTTCGCACTGGCGACCGCGAGGCCGAGCACGACCGAGAACGTCCCGAACTCCTCGATCGACAACCGACGCGCCGCGGGGACGAGGAGCAGCAGTGCCAGAACGCGCGAGGCGATCGACATGCCGGTGACCGCCGACCCGGTGAGTCCCCGACGCAGGAGCGCGGGGAGCGCCGCACTCGTCACGCCAGGCTCCCGAGCACGGTCCACACGTCGCGTCGGAACCGGCGTTCGTTGTCGCGGGCGACCCGCAGGGCGGACTCGATGCGTCGTCGACGTGCCGGTGTCCCTGCCGCCGACTCAGCGGCCAGGGCGGGCACCAGGCGGTCCGCGTGCCCGAGGTCGGTCGCGTGTCCGAGCTCGACCAGCGCGGATGCGAACCGCACCTGGTGGTCGTCGACGTGTTCACCGGCAGAGGGTGTGCGTCCGAGGACCATCGGCCACGTCCCCGCCTCGAGCGCGCCGAACACGTTGCCGGGACTCGACTGCGACACGAGGACGTCCGCCCAGTCCAGCGCCGCACGCATGGCGCTGGCGTCGAGGTAGTCGGCCGCGCGGACGCGGTCGTCGACGAGGGTCCATCGACCGACGCCGAACTGCACCACCCATTCGTCCTCCGGCCGCGCGACGACGGCGTCGGCGACGGCGTCGAGCAGCCGCTGGAACGGCTGCTCGTGCGTCCCGACCGAGACCATGACCCTCACTTGCTCCTCCTGACGACCGAGCGGCGGGGGAACCCGTCGAGTTGCCCGGTCCACTGCGCGATGAACCGGTCGGTCACCGGACGGACCAGGCGTGCGGTGAGCGTCGGGTTGTCGATGCGGTCGACGCACTCCACGAAGACGTTGGTCGTGCGGAACAGCACCTTGCCCACCCAGAAGAACGGGACGGCCGCCGCGGCGCCGCTGCTGACGACCAGGTCCGGGCGCTCGGCGCGCAGGGTGCGGACCGCGATGACGAGGTTCGCGACGAGTGCCTTGATGCTGCGGTTCGTCGGCCAGAAGAGCCCGTGCACGCGGAACCCGGCGAGCTTCGGGAGCGCGTCCGGCTTGCGGAAGGTCGCGAACGCCACGTCGACGTCGTCCGGCGCAGGCATGAGGGCGAGCAGTTGGTCGAGGTGTCCGCCGCTGCTGCAGACGAAGAGCACCCGGGTCATCGGCCGGCCTCGGCGGCGCGCGCTTCCCACATCGTCACCGCGGTGTCCACGGTGAACGGGCTGATGTGGTCGTCGAAGTCCCGGAGAGGTGGCCGTGGTGCCGTGCGCGCGGCGGCGATGGCGTCCGTCAGGGCGTCGACGTCGCCGACGGGGACGGTGCGCAGGAGCTCGGGGCGGTCACCGAGGGATCGACGCATCTCAGCCGGGCCGATCGCCTCGGCCGCGATGACCGGGGTGCCGACGGCCATCGCCTCGAGGAGGACGATGCCCCATGCCTCGCTGCGGGCGCTGTGGACGAGGACGTCGGCCGCGGCCATCGAACCGTAGGGGTTGGCCCGGCCGCCCTCGACCTCGACACGCACGTGCCCGGACTGCGTCGCCCGACGGGAGAGCTCGCGGGCGAGGGGGCCCTCGCCGACGACGCGCCAGCGCACCGGGGCACCGAGGCGTTCGAGCGCCTGCCACGTCACGTCGAGGCCCTTGCGGGGGATGAGGCTGCCGACGGACGCGACCGTGAAGGTGCCGTCGCGGTCGACGGGGGCTTCGGCCGCCAGCCGACGCACGGCCACGGGGTCGATCGTGCTCGGGATGACGGCTGGACGGCGACGGAGCCCGTAGACGTCGACCATCGACGAGGCCACGGTCTCCGTGTTGGCCGAGAGGAGCGGGCGTGACCGGAACACCTGACGGATGAGGTGCTGCTTGACGCGGCCGAACCGGATGTACGAGGCGTGGTCGCGCGGGTCGAGGTCCTCGCAGTGGTTGACCACGTGGTGCCGGAGCGCCGGCAGCTGGTCGATCATGGCGCAGGCGAGGATCGACGACCACAGCTTGACCACGACGAACGACGGGCGCATGCGTCGCAGGACAGCGAGGAGCCGCCGGGCGACCTCGGGGGTGGCCAGGTGGCTCTCGAGCCCCAGGGCGTGGACCCGCACGCGCGTGTCCAGGGTCGGGACGAGACCGCCGGTCCCGGTGTGCAGCACGAGCGACACGTCGTGGCCCCGCTCGACGAGCGCGTTCGCGACGGAGACCGTCTGACGTTCCGCGCCGCCGAACCGCAGATGTGGCTGGACGAAGACGAATGCTGACATGGGGCCCTCCGGGTGATCGGTATTCACATATTACACGCTTGAATATCGAATACGGAAGGGGTGTCGCCCCCGCAAGCCGAAGCGGCGCCCACTCCGAGGAGCGGACGCCGCTGTGGGCCGGGGGTCGTGACGGGCGCTCAGCGAGCCCGCGACGCGGTGACGGTGTACTTCGGGGTGCGGGTGACCTGCCGCGTCTCACCGACGATCCGCTCGAGCACCGGCCGGTAACGCAGGTGCGAGTTCCAGACGCACCACAGCTCACCGCCGGCCTGCAGGATCGTCGCTGCGTTCCGGAACATCGCCTCGGCTGCGTCGGTGGACACCGCGCTGTCCGCGTGGAACGGCGGGTTGCACACCACCAGCTGCGCTGACCCGGCGTCGAGCTCGTCGCCCGCGTCGGTCCGCAGGACGCGGACCCGGTCGTCGACGCCGTTCACGAGGGCGGTGGCCCTGGTCGAGGCGACCGCGATGGCGGACACGTCCGTCGCGACCACCTTGAGTGCCGGACGGCGACGGGCGAGGACCGTGGCGACCACGCCGTTCCCGCAGCCCATGTCGACGGCCACGCGGGCGGTCGGCACGGCCTGGTCCACCACGTCGAGCAACACCCGCGTGCCGAGGTCGAGCGACGCCCCGGCGAACACCCCGCCATGCGCGACGAGCGTGAGCCCGAGTTCGTCGACGTGCACGTGCTTCGGCCACGGCGAGGTCAGCGCCGCCCGGTTCGCGGCGGCCTGCAGCGGGTCCTGCGCGACGAGCAGCCGGGACTTCCCGCGCCCACGGGTCGCGACGACGTCGCCGAAGGACCGCCGGAGGACGTCGTTCTGGGACAGCGTCATGTGCTTCGTCTGCCCGCCGCACAGCAGCACCAC
This genomic interval carries:
- a CDS encoding glycosyltransferase translates to MSAFVFVQPHLRFGGAERQTVSVANALVERGHDVSLVLHTGTGGLVPTLDTRVRVHALGLESHLATPEVARRLLAVLRRMRPSFVVVKLWSSILACAMIDQLPALRHHVVNHCEDLDPRDHASYIRFGRVKQHLIRQVFRSRPLLSANTETVASSMVDVYGLRRRPAVIPSTIDPVAVRRLAAEAPVDRDGTFTVASVGSLIPRKGLDVTWQALERLGAPVRWRVVGEGPLARELSRRATQSGHVRVEVEGGRANPYGSMAAADVLVHSARSEAWGIVLLEAMAVGTPVIAAEAIGPAEMRRSLGDRPELLRTVPVGDVDALTDAIAAARTAPRPPLRDFDDHISPFTVDTAVTMWEARAAEAGR
- a CDS encoding class I SAM-dependent methyltransferase, with product MPTFDFAAVFRRDPDADEPDLVTIDGTDRFLLDEAPHVHGDALRQPGEVAVVDDRNGVLTLGLLTVHGAADVRVVQDSLTAERALEANAGTFGRRGFHHPDSLQDAFRDVRLVLLRLSKSLDRLDEVARAVARFAAPDVVLLCGGQTKHMTLSQNDVLRRSFGDVVATRGRGKSRLLVAQDPLQAAANRAALTSPWPKHVHVDELGLTLVAHGGVFAGASLDLGTRVLLDVVDQAVPTARVAVDMGCGNGVVATVLARRRPALKVVATDVSAIAVASTRATALVNGVDDRVRVLRTDAGDELDAGSAQLVVCNPPFHADSAVSTDAAEAMFRNAATILQAGGELWCVWNSHLRYRPVLERIVGETRQVTRTPKYTVTASRAR
- a CDS encoding polysaccharide biosynthesis protein codes for the protein MTRVLFVCSSGGHLDQLLALMPAPDDVDVAFATFRKPDALPKLAGFRVHGLFWPTNRSIKALVANLVIAVRTLRAERPDLVVSSGAAAAVPFFWVGKVLFRTTNVFVECVDRIDNPTLTARLVRPVTDRFIAQWTGQLDGFPRRSVVRRSK